Part of the Halobacteriovorax vibrionivorans genome, GTTCAGGTAACGAAAGAGAATGTTCATCTAATTATGAACTAAGAAGAATTTACGATGCGTGTACAAGACAACTGGACTTAGGTTGTATTAACAATTCAATGAGACTTCTTTCACGTTTTGATCAAAATGATCACAATGAGCTTTATGCAATTGCTCGTTCTTGCCAATACGTAACAGGAAATGTTCAAGCAACAGTAATGGCAAATTTAAGTCGCTACGATCGTAATGATCTTAATGAAGTAACAAGCTTAAATTCACAACTTTGGTTAGTACAAAATTCATGTCTTAACAGTGCGCTTTCAAGATTAAGCAGAAGAGACTTTGATAGCCAAGAAGACATCAGAAGAGTTATGTCACAATGTGTAGGAACATTTAATGTTGCCTGCTTTGAAAATGAATGTGATGGACACTTCGCATGTAATGATCAAAATGAAGTAGTGAATGCTTTAAGAAAATGTATAAGTGGACCTAGTCTACAAGACCGTCGTCGTCTATAAATAACGAAATATAAAACACACAAGAAACACAACACACACAATTAGGTTTTTAATGACGAAAATTCTTTTTAAAATAATGGCCATCACGATGGTGGCCACTTTTACACAAGCAGACTTTAACCGTTCAATTCTCTTTAGTGGTCGACTAGCGAATTCATGTGAATTTGTAAGCGATCAAGCTGTCCTAGAAGTTGTTGACTCCCTAACAATAGCAATTAAAGACATCAAAGATGAGCGCTATCGTTGCCAATCAATCTATGCAAACTCAAAGGCCTTCCTTTCTTCACTAAGTGAGCAATATAAGGGCAATGCCAATGAAGTTTCTATTATCGATTCAAACTTAGAGACGATTGCAAGTGAGGTTTATCAACTTGTGGCAAATAGTAATTATAACGGTGAATACGATGATGAGATCCTCTCTCTACAAAGAAGAAGAAATGAGATCCTCGATTCAGATTACCGTAAAGAAAATGGCGTTGTTGATAGTCTCACAATGGCCACAACAATCTTAGATGACCTAAGAGATGCGCCAGAATGTGATGATGACTTAGGTCCAAAAATGCTTCGCCCTGCAGTTATGTTAATGGGACAAGTTGCCGGTGCTCTATACCCAGGCTCTTCCCTATTCACTTCTGCAGCTTCTACAGGACTTGCCAATATGGTTGATAGTCTTGTCTCTTACGTAAGTTATAAAGGAAGTGATGCTTATCAAGCGTTAGAAGACTTATATAATGATCGAAATTACTACGTATCTTATAAGTGTGCATATAAGAATATCAATGCCATGACTTGTAACCTACGTCGTAAGAATGCAACAAGAGAAGAAGCTAAGTGGTTATATGACTACATTCAAAGGCTAGACACTCCAGACAAAGACTTTCAAAGAATTAAAAATTTAAGAAAGCACTACCCTCGTATCCAAAGAATTCTAAGTGAATTAAGAGATATTTATGAAACTGCAAATCAACAAGATACAATTGTAACCATTGCAACTCTTCAAAAGGAGCAAGCAAAGCTTAGACTGCAACAGCCTGATCCATATCAAATCGAAGAGTGGAATGATGAATATCAAAATATAAAAACTTGGGGAACGTGGTCACAAACTTTAACCTGGTTTGCTAATGTAAATGCAAAGTTAAATGTCTATTGTCGTGAATTCCAAGACGGTAAGTACTGGGTAAATCAGAATAGTGATTGCCAGGAAAACCAAATTGCTCGAAATGAAGATCGTACACAGTATATTCAAGAAGTAATTAAACCAGCTTTAGCTGATCTTGCGGCCGACAAAGAAAGACTTTCAGAGAAGCTTAGAAATTCAGTTAACGTTGAAAGATTGTATAAAATCATCGAAGCAGAAGATAATTGGCGAGATAATAAGAAAGATTTTTCAATCTCAGAAGTCATCGAAATCTTTGAAGAGGACTTAACAAAAACGGGAACGAGGCCACAAGCAACTGCCCTATTTTCAGTTCGTATGAGAAACGCTTTAAAAGCACTTAAGGCCCTTGTTAATTTTGAGAAGGTTGTTGTCAATGTTCCAAGTCTGACACCAGAAGACTGTGATATCGACGCTCCAAATTGCCAGTGCAATAGCTTTAAGGACCTATCACAAGCAGCTTATACTTATTTAGCAAATAATTTATCAGATGGTGATGTTCTTTCAGTTGAGACAATCGATGCGACCTTCTATAACTACATCCGTGCAGTTGAAGAATACTTCCTCTATGGACTTCCATATGCAGAAAGCCCACAGCTAACATATGAGGATAGCTTAAATTATTCGAAATATACTTTTTTAATCCCAATCTATCGCGGAATTCAACAAAATCTACTAAGAGGAGATAATGTTGGAGCAAGTAATATTCCTCTCATGAATACGGCAAGAGAAAGCTTTGAGAAAGTTTTTGGAAAGTCGATTATTAAGATCCTAAATAAGAATGCAAAGAAAGTTCTTAAGAAGGGAAAAAGACACGATAGCTATCGCGACACTCTCCATTCATGTGCTATCTACTACCCAATGCTTAAGAAAAAAGGCATGGGGCTAAGAGCAAAATTCTTAGCAAAGAGATGTGCTGAGATTCTTGATGACAGCGGTGGTATTCCCTACCTAGTCAATGGAAGCGAGCGCTTCTCAACGAAAAATGAGGCCTATGAGTCACAGTGCTTCTATCGAAACTACGAAGAGGCCGTAAGTGTAAAGAAGGCCGAACTTGCTCGAGAACTTGATCAAAATGGAGATCTTCCAGAATTATAATATTGCCAAGCCCTCACGGTTTGGCTATTATCTTTCTTGAAAATATCTCAATTGAGGGCCTTTAGCTCAGCTGGGAGAGCGCTTCGCTGGCAGCGAAGAGGTCAGCGGTTCGATCCCGCTAAGGTCCACCATTTTTCGTAAGGCTTTTTTTAGAAGGCCTTTTTTTTGTCCAAAATCTAAAAAGGCATCGTTAACAACATTCTAAACACTTATGAAATCAATTACTTGGTATCTGGTGTTTGATCTCTTCTTCCGTTGTTCCAAAACTAACCATTGTGACTCAAAATGACTGAGGTTGGCTATTCGTAGCCAAAAATCTGGCTACGCCGATTAGCCTCCCCTTCATGCACTGTCACAAAATTAGCCTTTGGTTTGTAACCATCTAAATTCCTTGAGCAATTTCACTGGCGACCCGCTGGCTAGCTAGGCTAATCCAGCAAATCGCCTTAACAACTTTAAGGAGAACTAAAATGACAAAACCTAAATCAAAACAAAACGTTAAAAAAGCAATTACTACTGATCACCTCGCCCTTAGAGAGCTGAGGCTTGAGTGTGGCATGACGCTTAAAGAAGCTGGTGCAAAGTATGGCCTGACTTCAAAAGGCATGGGAGCAATCGAAAATGGACGTGTGAGCCTTAACCATGAAAAGATTGATGCCATCACCAACTCTTATGGTCTCACCTACTTAGATTTTGTGAAAGCCAAGCGATTAATTGAGAAGGGAGCAAAAAGAAGGCCTAAGAGAACATTTGTAAAAACTGTCCTTAAAAACTCAGATCGTCGTAGCTATCAAAAAATTGTCACAAAAGAGTGCAAAGTTTTACGATCTCTTAGACGTATTAAGAAAATCTCCCAAGATCAAGCATCGGCTATGTGTGGCTATTCAAGGCCAACTATCGGGCATATTGAAAATGGTAGGATTGAGCTTAGTGAGGAGCGTATACGCCATATTGTGAAGTCCTACGGCTATAAATTTTCAGACTTCAAGGATGCAATGGAGAAAGTAGAGCTTCGAGATACTATTGTGGACTCTTGTTTGGAGAAGATTGATCAGCTTGATGATACTAAGCTTGAGGTTGTTAAGAACTTGTTAGGGAGCCTCTGAGGGGGCTTCTTCTACTTAATCAACAAATGTTGTATCCATCCAATCAGTATAGTCTGTATCATCTAAAATATTATAACGATAATAGTCATACAAATACTTAGAATATTGATTATTGATAGTTTCATTATTTTTAACTGCATTAACGAACTCTAAGATAATATCATTCTCAACTTTCACTTCACCAATATTTTGAATTAAATAATCCACCTTTTTGAAAAAAAATAGTTTTCTATTTACTCTCATTTCAAGATGGTCACTATTTACTAATTTAGTAAGAAAGCTCTTACGATGGCCTTTAGTTACTTTTATAAATTGTTGGATATTTTTATAATGAATTAGACTTTCAAGCTCTATGGTTTCATCTATCAGTAGCTTTTCATCTAGGACAACTAAATAATAGCAAAACTCTAATAAGCTTAGTTCTCCACTAAGAAGAGGATTGTCATTTAAAACTAAGTATAAAAATAACGTTTTTTCTAGGCTAGATTTTGAAATATTGCTGAAATTCACTTTCATTATTACTCCAGTATTAAGAAAGAACTATTTTGCACTTTCATCACAGTAAATATGTTCTTTAAATTTTATATTATTACTAGTGAGAGCTTCATGAACATATCGATGTAATGATGAATTTAATCCTAATCGAATATAAGACTGTAATTCATAATTTAAAATGAGTTCATTCTCAATTTTTTCAATTGAAATGGTTAGTTTCTTATTGGAAACATTTAATAATTTATCTGCGTTTAATTTCATGTTTAAAGATTCAATATTATTATATTTACTATACAAACACTCAACCATATCATTCGATGCAAACACCTTCTCTAAAGCCTCCAATTTAATTGGCTCCAAAATAAGACTCCCATAACAGGAATACTTATAAACATCGGCATTACTTTTATTTAATTCATATATAAATAGGATAATAAAGGAAATATATATTATAGAATGCGCCAAGAAAAACCCTTCAAGACTGATATTAGACCCTTTCCCCTTCCCCCATAAAATAGCTGGATAGGTATATGAGCATATAATTAATACTCCTATATATAAATAAACAAGAAATTGAAAAAAGGTAACTGGTTTTTTCAATGGCTACCCCTTGTTTACAAGCAAAGCATGTAGTTTCTCATAGTCAGACTTCCTTAGACTCAGATAGCGACCGTCTTTTTGGCCATTGTCATTCATGTAATAGATATAAAAAGATTTATCATAATCAATTTTAAAAATTCGATCTAATGGAATTAAATCTCTCTTTCTAATCCCCATATTAATTTTAAGAACACCATCCTCAACAACTAAGGAGGGTGTATGATACACCCAAGTCAGAATCACAGATAAAAAAATCACCAAAACAACAAACTCTAATGGAATAATTTTAAATAAATGGATAGGATTCAAACGAAATTTAAAAAGTAATATAACTGCTGTAACTAACATTATAATAATTTCTGGGATTACTAATACCGACAGGATTTCACTTAATGGACGCTTAAATTTATATACCTTTCTTTCGTTCATAGATTATAACTTTACTCCTAAAGATATTTCACCGTCAGTACTTGGAAGACAGCTGTAGAAAATTAAAACTGACTTTAATATATTAATTTGACCGCTGTAAATAAACATCCGAATACAAGTCCTTTTTATAATCTAGTATATAGTCAGAATCACATTTGTAAGCGTTGCCGATTATATAAGGCTGATGCACCTTTACTTGAATTGGCTCTCCTACGTTACCACCTGCTTTAGCAACACTATTCTTAAAATGATTTTCAACATTAAGAGCATTTTTTTGATGAAAAAAGAAAAGCTCTTCAACTTCCTTTATAAACTTACAGTATTTTAAATTAGGCTTCATCAACACAACATCTTCACCACCAATAGAGTTTGCTCCTCCTTTTGTTAAAGGAGGATGATGCGAGCAAGATGCCAACAGAAAAGTAAGTAGTGAAATATAAATGAATTTCATATACAATTATTGTATTGCAATAACAGATTGAATTAAAGCGAAATTATGAGACTCAATACAATTATAAAGTTCATATTACTCACATTAATGTGCCTCGGCCTTATGGGTACGAGCTGTATCAAAGAAGGTGGATACGTATATAAAAAATACGAACTAAACCAATGTCCTCCTCTCGAGTACATTCTACCACTTCACAATGGGACGAATGCGAGCAGAGTTGAATTAAGTGAAATGCCTGATTGGAATTGTGTAAGACTTTCATCATATCAATATTTCAAAAACAATAACAGAATAGGCCCTTTATATGCTCCTATTCTTCAACGTGAAAAAGATAAGTGTTTTCTATATGTTGGATTCAGAGCTCTTTTTCCAGATCAAGTTGGAGGTATAAAGGCTGATACTACAGATCCAACGAAAGCATATACATATCCTATTGGAGTTCAGAATATTGATGCTTTTACTAACGCTTTGCTGAATGGAACAAAAATGTTGCCGGTTATGGCAGGTGAAGTTAAAACGAGTAAATCGGATAAAGAAGATCTCGAATTCTGGTGTAAAACCTTAAATGGTGACAATAAATGAAGTTAAACAAATTTCAAGCAGCTTTTATATTACCAATTACAATTCTAATTTCAATACTAATTACTGGTTTTATTTCAGATCAGGTAAAAGTAAACTTTACTGTTATCGGTATTATATTATCTCTTTTTTTACCATTTATTATATTTTCAAAAAAATTAGTCAATCATCAGGACTTAAAAAAATCGAAACAGTTGTGGCTACTGAACATATACTTCATTATTGATTGGTTTGTTATGAGCTGGTTATTTTATAGAGAAAGTTCTGACGTAACATTCATATCATTCTACGATAATCTGATTCAAGCACTAGATGGATTCACAGCAGTAGTGTTGCTAGGTTTAATATACTGTCTCGGCTTAATAAATTTTGGGCTATTTAATATTAATAAACAAATAAATGACAATGTTAATACACAGCAATCTAAAAGGTAGTATTATTAAAGACGATACTAACTTAATCATTACCAATACTAAGCTCTTTTCTTAAATCTTCTTTTGATACTGATATTATTTTTGGTGCTCCACGTTTGCTAGCGCTCTCTTTATATTCATAAATATCAATAACTAAAAAGAAAATAACTTTGCCATTTATATTTACATAATTAAATGTACCCAGCTTCTCGGACTCAATCTCAATTACATTATCACTATCTTTAAATATAACTAAGTAACCAAATTCTGAATTATAATCACAGCAATAATGGTGAACTTGACCAAAGCCATCTTGAACCTTTTTCTTAATTGAAGAATTAGAAGAATCTATACTAATGTACTTTGCATCTAAAATGATACGGGCTTCATTGGACTGAGAAGTAACAAGATCAGCTCTCCCCGATGAAGAAGAAGGCTCGATATTAAATTCAATCCCTTGGTCAAATAAATATTGATATAAGTGATTTGCTAATCCTTTTTCTTTGTCATCACAATATTCAATTTCTCCCCTAGCTATTAAACACAGCTTCTTTCGATTAAACCATTCTGCTGAGTGCTTATATTTATATAAAAGAAGCATTAAGGTCTGAGAAGAGTCTAGCTGCTCATCTAAATGATCAGCTAAAAATTCAACACATGAGTCATTTATATTTTCGATATACTGTTCCACTCCACCAGAATGAGAACCTGTGAAATAATAAGATACTCTTACTAGGTGATTGTTATCATGATCATTTTCGAAATGATTAATTAAATACTTGAGACTATAAAATACTCCAGCAACATAGTCTGTTTCCGATTTAAAGTTTGAAACTTGTCCACGATCTAAAGCATGACAGACATCTTCATCCGCTATATTAGATTTAACAAGCACTTCATTTAGGATATTTTTAAAAGCAATATTTTCTTCAATAAACTGTAGAAAAAAGGATAACCTTTCACCATATTGATTAATTAGAGCAGTCTTAACCCTCCTCGTTCTTGTTTGAAGTAAATATCTCGTTCTTTGACTAATTTGTAAGTCCATAATCTCTACCTAAAAATATTATTAATTTGCTTAGTTATTTTTCTTAAACCTAGTTTTGTTGAATCATAAGTATCTTTTAATTTGAGATTACTTTTACAACCTCTACAAATAGCAGCTCTTTTGTAAACAACATCTCTTAACTGAATACGACTATCTAATTTACAAGCAGGACATGGTACATTAATCCACGTTCTCGTAAAATCAAAATTAGATACACTTAATTTCATTTTTATCATGTTTAAAAATCTCTACTTTGAGAAGAAGAGTGAGTTCCTTGCTGAATTTGGGAGCCCATAATTGGACCTAAAAAGTTCGTAATATTATAACTAGCTGTTTCAACTTTTCGCTGATCGTCTTTGGAAAATGATAAATTTTCTCCTAGAACTCCATCTTCTTCAAGCTTTAACGACCAACGGAGTATTGTATTTCTTATTGAATCTAGAATTTTAAACAAAGCTGAAGATTCAACATGGAGTGAAGAAACTAAATCAAAACCTATTTTTTCCATCAACATTTTAACTGTTGTATCCGAAAACTTCATTTCAAAAACCCCATTAGGTTCAGCATTCGACAAAAGATGATCAAGCTCCGGAACAGATTGCGAACAAAACCGAGTAGAATAAAGCTCTCCTTCCTTTTCATTCTCAAAAAATACTTGCTGTGCGCCATGATAAGGATTAAATGCTTTTACAACGCCTCTTACTTGTCTATACATCGGGAAGCCTTCACGACTGTCAATGGGATAACCATTTAATTCATGATTCAGCCACTCTATAAATTCCACTTGCTTCAACTTTGTAGCAACGAGAAGGGCTTTTCTTAATAGCTCAGAAATAGAAACTTTGTTCGATACAGCATCTAATTGTAATTCTCTCACAATTGAACTCATGGCACCTCCTAGATTCCTAAAAAATTTAAAATATCTTTTGAATGATTTGCAATAAAAGAACTAACTGAAATTAAAGACGAAGTATTAGATAAAAAACTCCATGCATCTTGCATCAATGACTTATCTCTGTGTTCAGCAGGTAGAGCAACCTGCGACTTTAGTAGTTTTACGTTTGCTAATGAGGCTTCTTTATCAATATTAGGAACATCCTCTTTCATTATCGAATTCATCAGATTCTCAAGTACCCCAGAAATATTCACACTTGAATTTCCATAAGTCTGAGAACTATTAATTGTTCCTTGTTGAATTTGTGAATTAGACATATTTTCTACATATATATAACTTCTGCTCATCGGAGGAAAATTCTCAGTTGAATTTTTTGGATCTTCATAGAATTCTTCGATCTCTTTTACTCCTAAATGTGTTATTGAAACGATACCCCCAAGGGCCCTAAACTCAATTAAACCTTCATCAGAGAGAAATCTTCCAATTGTATCAACTTCTCTATTACATAAATTAACTTTGTCAGCTATATCATTTAACTTAATAAAACAAGTTGTATCGCCATCTGCAGTTTTATAAATCTCTTCTAAAACTAAAAATCGCATT contains:
- a CDS encoding helix-turn-helix transcriptional regulator; its protein translation is MTKPKSKQNVKKAITTDHLALRELRLECGMTLKEAGAKYGLTSKGMGAIENGRVSLNHEKIDAITNSYGLTYLDFVKAKRLIEKGAKRRPKRTFVKTVLKNSDRRSYQKIVTKECKVLRSLRRIKKISQDQASAMCGYSRPTIGHIENGRIELSEERIRHIVKSYGYKFSDFKDAMEKVELRDTIVDSCLEKIDQLDDTKLEVVKNLLGSL
- a CDS encoding AbiTii domain-containing protein, producing MSSIVRELQLDAVSNKVSISELLRKALLVATKLKQVEFIEWLNHELNGYPIDSREGFPMYRQVRGVVKAFNPYHGAQQVFFENEKEGELYSTRFCSQSVPELDHLLSNAEPNGVFEMKFSDTTVKMLMEKIGFDLVSSLHVESSALFKILDSIRNTILRWSLKLEEDGVLGENLSFSKDDQRKVETASYNITNFLGPIMGSQIQQGTHSSSQSRDF